The Burkholderia cepacia ATCC 25416 genome includes a window with the following:
- a CDS encoding nuclear transport factor 2 family protein, whose amino-acid sequence MTQTQAVVALIDDYFNLAYEPKSRDFDKVFHPSCMIQWLDEGRFRTLASHEYAALINGRPSPRSTGAPRDEAILSMAHVSDGLSTATVRVRIGNRLFNDHFVMHKVDGSWLIATKASAVVRTFD is encoded by the coding sequence ATGACCCAGACCCAGGCCGTAGTCGCGTTGATCGACGACTACTTCAATTTGGCTTATGAGCCGAAGAGCCGCGACTTCGACAAGGTTTTTCACCCGAGCTGCATGATTCAGTGGCTCGACGAAGGCCGGTTTCGCACGCTGGCGTCGCACGAGTATGCGGCGCTCATCAACGGGAGGCCGAGTCCGCGATCGACCGGCGCGCCCAGGGACGAGGCGATCCTCTCGATGGCGCATGTGTCGGACGGCCTTTCAACGGCGACGGTGCGGGTGCGGATCGGCAACCGGTTGTTCAACGATCACTTCGTCATGCACAAGGTGGATGGCAGCTGGTTGATCGCGACCAAGGCGTCCGCCGTGGTGCGTACGTTCGACTGA